A window of the Zeugodacus cucurbitae isolate PBARC_wt_2022May chromosome 4, idZeuCucr1.2, whole genome shotgun sequence genome harbors these coding sequences:
- the LOC105213632 gene encoding kinesin-like protein KIF23 yields MKTIARTPLRPPKTPRCQTHHNERKSDHDPNKPRDPVHVYCRVRPLQSDADLSSVRVKNSTTVVLTPPDQALQHKQGAQREMQYIFKHVFEPHVSQADVFGAVAQPLVENLIRGRNSLLFTYGVTGSGKTYTMTGDSRHRGVMPRCLDALFKTISDYQAKKYIFKPDKLNGFEILSEADALLERQAEMNRRFAAGERSALRRKDSDPEIASQASCDAAPLHGLEEDNMFAVFVTYIEIYNNSVYDLLEEDAPQKTLQSKIIRSDANHNMFVHGVTEIEIKSVEEAIEAFQFGQKRKRMGHTVLNAESSRSHSVFNIRLVQAPTDCQGEHVVQDKRTIVVSQLSLVDLAGSERSSRTKNTGMRLREASSINNSLMTLRTCLEYLRENQQAPTNSAPKKIPYRDSKLTHMFKNYFDGEGQVSMIVCINPRAEDYDENTQVMKFAEMTQEVQIARATPIKPDLGLTPGRRKANKLFKIAVNNLNDLGHTEANKLDVDIGLVYSLGPGFPDYKIDSPEAQTAIQELMQYLMQRIEKRKILCADLETRCDNFRAHLMQMERENLQLRTELASLKTVYKQERERMIAMENKLRVHESSIDELNNKLGNRERQIDELTRKLRDQQNLINQKEQEKEKQKKKFTSKLAVEVDKKDRELEIRLREQRDKMREKMRVRDEKLRLVSNIIQSEDIPSLVRRNSNDDILDNKLAISEPPSATRAESTQINSARTELYGTPRHVRGMAAANNRHRRSRSAGEKWIEHRAPNPVPLGTILQPYLKNRKSVTKLTDAKELTNHKNTKYCLVSQEADTDGDVETKLYKGNVIPTCGGGAQVVFDDVECLKQKSPVPSPNRKRPSNSGGATLSGLGVGTSSAMSAAAFSGGTNAAQELMSRCSVGIEGHNNKRTKV; encoded by the exons ATGAAGACAAT CGCACGCACGCCATTGCGTCCACCGAAAACGCCACGCTGTCAAACCCATCATAATGAGCGTAAATCTGATCATGATCCCAATAAGCCTCGCGATCCTGTGCATGTTTATTGTCGCGTACGACCATTGCAGTCGGATGCGGACTTGTCCTCTGTAAGAGTAAAAAACTCAACCACCGTGGTCTTGACACCACCAGATCAAGCCTTGCAACATAAACAGGGAGCACAGCGTgaaatgcaatatattttcaaacatgTATTTGAACCACACGTCTCACAAGCTGATGTATTTGGTGCTGTGGCACAACCATTGGTAGAGAATCTAATACGAGGACGTAATAGTCTTCTATTTACTTATGGTGTCACTGGCAGCGGTAAGACATACACAATGACAGGAGATTCCCGTCATCGCGGTGTTATGCCCCGTTGTTTGGATGCATTATTCAAAACAATATCAGACTATCAAGcgaagaaatatattttcaaacccGACAAATTAAACGGATTTGAAATATTGTCTGAAGCAGATGCTTTACTTGAACGACAAGCAGAAATGAATAGACGTTTTGCAGCCGGTGAACGCAGCGCACTAAGGCGTAAAGATTCTGATCCTGAGATTGCTTCACAAGCTTCATGTGATGCAGCACCTTTACATGGGCTGGAAGAAGATAATATGTTTGCGGTCTTTGTTACTTACATCGAGATTTACAATAATAGTGTCTATGACCTGCTGGAAGAAGATGCACCTCAGAA aaCTTTGCAAAGCAAAATTATTCGTTCAGATGCCAATCACAATATGTTCGTACATGGTGTGactgaaatagaaataaaatcagTGGAAGAAGCTATTGAGGCTTTTCAATTCGGTCAAAAGCGTAAACGTATGGGACACACAGTGTTAAACGCGGAATCAAGTCGTAGTCATTCTGTATTTAATATACGTTTGGTGCAAGCACCGACTGATTGCCAAGGGGAGCATGTTGTGCAAGATAAACGCACTATTGTGGTCAGTCAGCTATCACTAGTTGATTTGGCGGGTAGCGAACGTTCATCACGTACAAAAAATACGGGAATGCGTTTGCGCGAAGCTTCGAGTATTAACAATTCGTTAATGACACTACGCACATGTCTGGAATATCTACGCGAAAATCAACAGGCGCCTACAAATAGTGCACCAAAAAAGATACCCTATCGCGACTCTAAGCTTACACATATGTTCAAGAACTACTTCGATGGTGAGGGACAAGTGTCAATGATTGTGTGTATCAATCCACGCGCAGAGGATTATGACGAAAATACG CAAGTAATGAAGTTCGCCGAAATGACTCAAGAGGTGCAGATTGCGCGCGCCACACCTATAAAACCGGATCTTGGCTTAACTCCCGGACGTCGAAAGGCCAACAAGCTCTTCAAGATAGCGGTGAACAATCTCAATGACTTGGGACACACCGAAGCCAACAAACTGGATGTGGATATTGGTTTGGTGTACTCACTGGGACCCGGTTTTCCGGATTACAAGATTGATAGTCCTGAAGCTCAGACTGCCATACAAGAGTTGATGCAGTACTTAATGCAACgcatagaaaaacgaaaaatactgTGCGCTGATCTAGAGACCCGTTGTGATAATTTCAGAGCGCATCTGATGCAAATGGAAAGAGAGAACTTACAGTTACGCACGGAATTGGCATCATTGAAGACCGTTTATAAACAAGAACGAGAACGCATGATAGCCATGGAGAATAAATTACGCGTACATGAAAGCTCAATTGATGAACTTAACAACAAATTGGGCAATCGCGAGAGACAGATCGATGAACTCACACGAAAATTAAGAGATCAACAAAATCTGATCAATCAAAAAGAGCAAGAAAAAGAGAAGCAAAAGAAGAAATTCACTTCTAAACTAGCGGTGGAGGTGGATAAAAAAGATCGTGAACTGGAGATTAGATTACGCGAGCAGCGCGACAAAATGCGCGAAAAGATGCGCGTACGCGATGAAAAACTACGTCTCGTTTCCAATATTATACAATCGGAGGATATACCCAGTCTGGTGCGTCGAAATAGTAACGATGATATTTTGGACAATAAATTGGCGATTTCCGAGCCGCCATCAGCTACGCGTGCCGAATCTACACAAATAAATAGCGCGCGAACAGAACTGTATGGCACGCCGCGTCATGTGAGG GGCATGGCCGCAGCTAACAATAGACATCGTCGCTCACGTTCTGCCGGCGAAAAGTGGATCGAGCATCGTGCACCCAATCCAGTGCCACTCGGTACCATTCTACAACCATATCTGAAGAATCGTAAATCTGTAACCAAACTCACCGACGCCAAAGAGTTGACGAATCACAAGAACACCAAGTACTGTTTGGTTTCACAAGAGGCCGACACCGATGGGGATGTCGAAACAAAGCTCTACAAAGGTAATGTCATACCAACGTGTGGCGGTGGAGCGCAAGTGGTTTTCGATGACGTAGAATGTTTGAAGCAAAAATCGCCAGTGCCATCGCCAAATCGCAAGCGTCCAAGTAACAGCGGCGGTGCAACGCTTAGTGGTTTGGGTGTTGGCACCTCTTCGGCAATGTCGGCAGCGGCATTCAGTGGCGGCACCAATGCGGCGCAAGAGTTAATGTCGCGTTGTAGCGTTGGCATCGAGGGGCACAATAATAAACGCACCAAAGTGTAG
- the LOC105213623 gene encoding sulfide:quinone oxidoreductase, mitochondrial, giving the protein MLKVISTKVPVAAGRYVGSGGIAARTFVTSQALRDQHDCQVLIVGGGSGGCALAAKLSSKLGKNKVTVVEPAERHYYQPMFTLIGGGMKRLEQSYKPMAEVLPKNINWIKSSAVEFDPKNNTVKTANGTNIKYDMLLLATGLQLNYDKIPGLVEALSIPDGKVCSNYSPKYVDRTYACLQNIQSGNAIFTFPASPVKCPGAPQKIVYIAEHYFRKLNKRNKITVTYNTSLPVIFGVKHYADALWKVVEKRDIKVNLRRNLIEVRPQEDIAVFQDLDKPEQIFEEKYGMLHVTPPMSTSPVLAQCKELVNETGFVDVDKSTLQHLRYKNVFAIGDCSASPNSKTAASAAAQSLVVYKNMIASLKGKELKSSYDGYASCPLVTGYSSCILAEFDYNLQPLETFPIAQNKERYSMFFMKKALMPTLYWKLMMNGYWNGPALMRNALSIFKFGKK; this is encoded by the exons ATGTTGAAAGTAATCTCAACTAAAGTACCCGTCGCAGCTGGACGTTATGTGGGCAGTGGAGGCATTGCCGCTCGCACTTTTGTAACCAGTCAAGCGCTGAGAGATCAACACga CTGTCAAGTATTGATTGTCGGTGGTGGTTCCGGTGGTTGCGCGCTAGCAGCGAAGTTATCTTCGAAATTGGGGAAGAACAAAGTGACCGTTGTGGAGCCAGCTGAG CGTCACTACTACCAACCGATGTTCACACTGATCGGAGGTGGCATGAAACGTTTGGAGCAATCCTATAAACCAATGGCAGAGGTGTTACCGAAAAACATCAATTGGATCAAGTCCTCAGCTGTGGAATTCGACCCGAAAAATAATACTGTGAAAACGGCCAACGGCACAAATATCAAGTATGATATGTTGCTATTGGCAACCGGTCTGCAGTTGAACTATGATAAG ATACCCGGCTTAGTTGAAGCACTCTCAATACCAGATGGCAAAGTTTGTTCAAATTACTCACCCAAATACGTTGATCGCACGTATGCTTGCTTGCAAAACATACAGAGTGGCAACGCCATTTTCACCTTTCCCGCATCACCCGTCAAATGTCCAGGCGCACCGCAGAAGATTGTCTACATTGCCGAGCACTACTTCCGCAAG TTGAATAAACGCAACAAGATAACGGTTACATATAATACATCGTTGCCAGTCATTTTCGGCGTGAAACACTATGCCGACGCGCTGTGGAAAGTGGTGGAGAAGCGTGATATCAAAGTCAATTTGCGTAGAAACCTAATTGAGGTGCGGCCACAGGAGGATATCGCGGTGTTCCAAGACCTCGACAAGCCGGAGCAGATTTTCGAGGAGAAG TATGGCATGTTGCATGTCACACCACCGATGAGCACTTCACCGGTGTTGGCGCAGTGCAAGGAGCTGGTGAATGAAACCGGTTTCGTTGATGTGGACAAATCGACGTTGCAACATTTAcgttataaaaatgtgtttgcaATCGGTGATTGCTCGGCATCGCCCAACTCAAAGACTGCCGCTTCAGCGGCCGCCCAATCGCTTGTCgtttacaaaaatatgattGCTTCGTTGAAGGGCAAAGAATTGAAGAGCAGCTATGATGGTTACGCCTCCTGTCCGCTGGTAACCGGCTACAGCAGTTGCATTCTAGCTGAGTTCGATTATAATCTGCAGCCATTGGAAACATTCCCGATTGCACAGAATAAAGAACGCTACTCAATGTTCTTCATGAAGAAGGCTTTAATGCCCACGCTCTATTGGAAACTCATGATGAATGGCTACTGGAACGGCCCGGCGCTTATGCGTAACGCCTTGTCTATATTTAAATTCGGAAAAAAGTGA